DNA sequence from the Pedobacter schmidteae genome:
AGCTCTATAAACCGAAAGCCGAAAACGAACATTGTCTTTCAGCTTATTTTTTTTGCATAGCTCGGCAGTTTTCTGCTTCAAAAAGTACTCATCAAGCAAAGTACTACCATCCATTTTCAGAGCTTTCATTCCTGCCCTAAGGCGATCGGCATGCATCTCGGCAAATTTGAGCTTGCCGTTACACATGCGTATCGTCTCGAAGAGGCCGTCGCCGTATTTAAATCCCCGGTTTGCCGCCGTCAGGATTGGATGATTGATGAGAACAAACTCATCGTTATGTAAGATATAATCGTGCTGCATTTATTGTGACAAAGCGTTAGGATGGTTGTACAATGTAATTTCTCCATTTATTCAATGCTGAATCGAAATCGGAAGGCAAAGATGCTTCAAATTCCATATACTTTTTAGTCCGCGGATGAATAAATCCTAAAGTTTGTGCATGCAATGCCTGACGAGGTAAAATATCAAAACAATTACTTACAAACTGCTTATACTTGGTAAAGGTTGTTCCCTTTAAAATTTTATCTCCGCCATAGTTGGCGTCGTTAAACAAAGGATGCCCGATGTGTTGCATATGCGCTCTGATTTGATGTGTACGGCCAGTTTCCAGCTGACAACTGATTAAAGTTACATAACCTAAACGTTCTAACACCTTATAATGTGTTACCGACCACTTACCTTTTTCTTCATCATCGTACACATCCATGATAATCCGGTTCTTAGCGCTGCGCCCGATATACCCAGTCACTGTGCCATCCTGCTCAATATCGCCCCAGGCTAATGCTACATATTTACGGGTAATGGTATGATCAAAAAACTGTTTGGCCAGCTTGGTCATGGTCATTTCATTTTTACTGATCAGCAACAGACCCGAAGTATCTTTGTCAATACGATGCACCAGGCCTGGCCTCCCTTCATTACCAGGCAATTGCGGCAATTGTTCAAAATGAAAAGCAAGGGCATTCACCAGGGTTCCGGTATAGTTGTTGTAGCCCGGATGTACAACCATTCCGGCAACCTTATTTACAACCAGCAGGTCATCGTCCTCATACACAATATCCAAAGGAATATCTTCCGGATAAACTTCTGTATCACGCGGTGGATGAGGAAATACAATTGAAATTTCATCAGCAGGTTTCACCTTGTAGCTGGGTTTAACTGTTTTCTGATTGACCAGTACATTTCCAGCATCTATGGCATTTTGGATGCGGTTACGCGACGCATTTTCCATACGGTGCATCAAAAACTTATCGATGCGCAACAAAGACTGTCCTTTATCCACAACAATGTTAAAATGTTCGTATAAATCCTGTTCCTCTAATTCCGTCGCTGTATAGCTGTTTTCCATGTAATTTCTATTCCAATTTTATCCGTAGCGGAACTTTGCGCAGCAATTTGGCTTTGCCGATTCCAT
Encoded proteins:
- a CDS encoding RluA family pseudouridine synthase codes for the protein MENSYTATELEEQDLYEHFNIVVDKGQSLLRIDKFLMHRMENASRNRIQNAIDAGNVLVNQKTVKPSYKVKPADEISIVFPHPPRDTEVYPEDIPLDIVYEDDDLLVVNKVAGMVVHPGYNNYTGTLVNALAFHFEQLPQLPGNEGRPGLVHRIDKDTSGLLLISKNEMTMTKLAKQFFDHTITRKYVALAWGDIEQDGTVTGYIGRSAKNRIIMDVYDDEEKGKWSVTHYKVLERLGYVTLISCQLETGRTHQIRAHMQHIGHPLFNDANYGGDKILKGTTFTKYKQFVSNCFDILPRQALHAQTLGFIHPRTKKYMEFEASLPSDFDSALNKWRNYIVQPS